Proteins co-encoded in one Melospiza melodia melodia isolate bMelMel2 chromosome 8, bMelMel2.pri, whole genome shotgun sequence genomic window:
- the USP40 gene encoding ubiquitin carboxyl-terminal hydrolase 40 produces the protein MFGDLFEEDFSFISNNHYGKGKKSKPRESEPPAPRDFTNLSGIKNQGGTCYLNSLLQTLLFTPEFREALFSLGPEELGTLDDSRKPDAKVRIIPLQLQRLFAQLLLLDQQAASTSDLTESFGWSSHEEMRQHDVQELNRILFSALETSLVGTSGHDLINRLYHGIVVNQIVCKECKNVSERQEDFLDLTVAVKGVAGLEEALWNMYVEEEYFENDNLYRCGACDKLVEASKSAKLRKLPPFLTISLLRFNFDFEKCERYKETSCYTFPIQINLKPFCEQTEMDDSEYMYELFSVIIHKGGCYGGHYHVYIRDVDELGNWQLQEEEDGLIEEKTLRDPENAKETENPLAVLKGILSEEEAKQIPVDQLGQKLLEKKGVSWNKKYRKQYGALRKYLQNHPQIFQLSPDGNKVSLKETHKLLFKLDSHGQNLQSPSQKNDVQWNCEKSPPRPRAASAGCHWFDLNDSKVQPIKEKDIEKQFQGKESAYMLFYRKAQLKRPPEARGNPRYQIPEHLLNEMNAANTELQKKRAECDSANNGIDLHLHLSSCYKFHNGALHPSLSWKESVVDLTIDRRKTLGDLRQAVSQMLESWEGDMVLSMAKPLPAGLHLYQVLDGDELTLDGIGLADGADIFIWNGKEVGGTKVLTGPEHEPVVLNVLRLAEHNEGGKGQHFSEAQHVCSCSTSLGQLHSALAPAGGIILKNSSGADPEAKNWEVFREEDMKETVRSVGLRDGCSVLILDSHDQSFVNVASGNLTAFTYDISWLQVKNFCGGEEEQKHVKITATIETVMADIKMKAIRELQLEEELAKESCLRPVGGNGKLLSPVPEDYTVKEAELKMGSLLGLCRGKAPTSTQLFLYFMVGSDQSCSPEMEIVVEETASVRECLNLMLEKSGLSGDNWHLRRIDWCYEAGEALSQENATLKELNVCRGDTLVITEGKLPEKGFLKIPIWWLKPSSHKKHGENAQEQVNGITWKMEALQVSAAAAPPEATHPGLDLCYAGRIEIAGEASLEDLKMQALTLPCCQDQVVPLPSFLRAWTVDSKGPGKLLRDNKRRLSDYRLGARVEICIEPLQEEENLGPHELLLRVQMGIPGERDYSSSRDLVWDISKECTTWALRQRVASHYCLPADKIEIAKYFPERFEWLPISSWTQQISKRKRRKKQASLQSAPYHLKDGDIIGVKNLLLDDTKDFSTVRDDIGKEKQRQLALEKRKSRQERAQDPLFPEEKLPTKPRKPEVALSINVGVFR, from the exons ATGTTTGGGGACTTATTTGAAGAggatttttcctttatttccaaCAATCACTATGGGAAAGGGAAGAAATCAAAGCCCAGAGAGTCTGAGCCTCCAGCTCCCAGGGATTTCACCAACCTCAGTGGAATCAAAAATCAGGGTGGGACCTGCTACCTCAATTCCCTTCTGCAGACTCTGCTTTTCACCCCTGAATTTAGAG AGGCTTTGTTCTCCCTGGGACCTGAAGAACTTGGCACTCTGGATGACAGCAGGAAACCAGATGCAAAG gttCGGATCATCCCGCTGCAGCTGCAGCGCCTGTttgcccagctgctgctcctggaccAGCAGGCTGCATCCACCTCTGACCTCACCGAGAGCTTCGGCTGGAGCAGCCACGAG GAGATGAGGCAGCACGATGTGCAGGAATTGAACAGGATCCTCTTCAGTGCTTTGGAGACTTCCCTGGTGGGGACATCAGGCCACGACCTCATCAACCGCCTGTACCATGGCATTGTTGTCAACCAGATTGTCTGTAAGGAGTGCAAGAATGTCAGTGAGAGACAG GAGGATTTCTTAGACCTCACAGTGGCAGTGAAAGGTGTGGCTGGCTTGGAGGAGGCCCTGTGGAACATGTATGTGGAGGAAGAATACTTTGAGAATGACAACTTGTATCGATGTGGAGCCTGTGATAAACTGGTTGAAGCTTCAAAG TCTGCTAAACTACGCAAGCTGCCTCCCTTCCTCACCATCTCCCTCCTGAGGTTCAACTTTGACTTTGAGAAGTGTGAGAGGTACAAGGAAACAAGCTGCTATACATTCCCCATCCAGATCAACCTGAAGCCTTTCTGTGAGCAG actgAGATGGATGATTCAGAGTACATGTATGAGCTCTTCTCTGTTATTATACACAAAGGTGGCTGCTATGGAGGACACTATCATGTTTATATCAGAGATGTGGATGAATTAGGAAACTGGCAACTCCAA GAAGAAGAGGATGGGCTGATTGAAGAGAAGACTTTAAGAGACCCTGAGAATGCCAAAGAAACGGAAAATCCACTGGCAGTCTTAAAAGGGATTTTATCAGAG GAAGAAGCGAAACAAATTCCAGTGGATCAATTAGGGCAGAAATTACTGGAGAAGAAAGGGGTGTCCTGGAAtaagaaatacagaaaacaaTATGGAGCATTACGAAAG TATTTGCAGAATCATCCTCAGATATTCCAGCTGAGTCCTGATGGAAATAAAGTCAGCCTGAAGGAAACACACAAGCTCCTGTTCAAGCTGGATTCTCATGGACAAAATCTCCAGAGCCCCTCCCAGAAGAATGATGTCCAGTGGAACTGTGAGAAAAGCCCCCCAAGGCCAAGGGCTGCTTCTGCTGGGTGCCACTGGTTTGATCTGAATGATTCCAAAGTCCAGCCCATCAAGGAGAAGGACATTGAGAAGCAGTTCCAGGGTAAAGAGAGTGCCTACATGCTGTTCTACAGAAAAGCTCAGCTGAAGAGGCCCCCTGAAG CACGTGGAAATCCAAGGTACCAAATTCCTGAGCACCTGCTGAATGAAATGAATGCTGCTAATACAGAGCTGCAAAAAAAGAG AGCTGAATGTGACTCAGCAAACAATGGCATTGATTTACATCTCCACCTGAGCTCCTGCTATAAATTCCACAATGGGGCTTTGCATCCTTCACTTTCTTGGAAAGAGAGCGTGGTGGATTTGACAATTGACAGAAGGAAGACCCTGGGAGACCTCCGGCAGGCAGTGTCCCAG ATGTTGGAGTCTTGGGAAGGGGACATGGTTCTCAGCATGGCCAAGCCTTTACCAGCAGGATTACACCTGTACCAGGTGCTTGATG GAGATGAGCTGACCCTGGATGGCATTGGGCTGGCTGATGGAGCAGACATCTTTATCTGGAATGGGAAAGAG GTTGGAGGCACGAAGGTGCTGACGGGCCCCGAGCACGAGCCCGTGGTGCTGAACGTGCTTCGCTTGGCCGAGCACAACGAGGGCGGCAAGGGGCAGCACTTCAGCGAGGCCCAGCACGtctgctcctgcagcaccagcctggggcaGCTGCACTCTGCCCTGGCTCCAGCCGGGGGCATCATCCTCAAAAACAGCTCGGGAGCAGACCCAGAAGCCAAGAACTGGGAGGTTTTCCGTGAGGAGGACATGAAGGAAACAGTCCGAAGTGTCGGGCTCAGGGACGGGTGCTCTGTGCTCATCTTAGACAGCCATGACCAGAG CTTTGTCAACGTGGCAAGTGGGAATTTGACTGCCTTCACCTATGACATCAGCTGGCTCCAAGTGAAAAACTTCTGTGGTGGGGAAGAGGAGCAGAAACACGTTAAAATCACTGCCACTATTGAAACG GTGATGGCAGATATCAAAATGAAAGCCATCAGGGAGCTTCAGCTGGAGGAGGAGCTGG CAAAAGAGAGCTGTCTTAGACCTGTTGGTGGCAATGGGAAACTCCTGTCTCCAG TGCCTGAGGATTACACCGTCAAGGAGGCAGAGCTGAAGATGGGAagcttgctggggctgtgccgtGGGAAAGCTCCAACTTCCACTCAG CTCTTTCTGTACTTCATGGTTGGGAGTGACCaaagctgcagccctgagatggagATTGTTGTGGAGGAGACTGCCTCTGTCAGAGAG TGTCTCAATTTAATGCTGGAGAAATCAGGATTATCAG GTGACAACTGGCATTTGAGAAGGATTGACTGGTGCTATGAGGCAGGGGAAGCACTAAGTCAGGAA aATGCCACCCTGAAGGAGCTCAACGTTTGCAGAGGAGACACTTTGGTTATAACTGAAGGAAAGCTTCCAGAAAAG GGTTTCCTGAAAATCCCCATCTGGTGGCTGAAGCCTTCAAGCCATAAGAAACATGGAGAGAATGCACAAGAGCAGGTGAATGGGATCACCTGGAAGATGGAGGCTTTGCAGGTGTCTGCTGCAGCAG CACCACCAGAAGCCACCCACCCAGGCCTGGATCTGTGTTATGCTGGCAGGATAGAGATAGCAGGAGAGGCCTCTCTGGAAGATCTGAAGATGCAG GCTCTGACCTTGCCCTGCTGCCAGGATCAGGTTGTGCCCCTGCCTTCGTTCCTCAGAGCTTGGACAGTGGACAGCAAAGGCCCTGGGAAGCTCCTGCGGGACAACAAGAGGAGACTCAG TGACTACAGGCTGGGTGCCAGAGTGGAAATCTGCATAGAGCCCTTGCAAGAAGAAGAGAATTTGGG CCCCCACGAGCTGCTGCTGCGAGTCCAGATGGGAATACCAGGAGAGAGGGACTACTCCAGCTCCCGGGATTTGGTGTGGGATATCTCCAAGGAATGCACAACCTGGGCTCTGAGGCAGAGAGTGGCTTCTCACTATTGTCTCCCTGCAGATAAAATTGAAATAGCCAAATACTTCCCTGAGAGATTTGAGTGGCTGCCAATATCTAGCTGG ACACAGCAAATCTccaagaggaaaaggaggaaaaagcagGCGAGTTTGCAGTCAGCACCTTACCACCTGAAGGATGGAGACATCATTGGGGTGAAG AACCTTCTCCTTGATGACACCAAGGACTTCAGCACTGTCAGGGATGACATTGGGAAAGAgaaacaaaggcagctggctctggaaaagaggaaaag CCGCCAGGAGCGTGCCCAGGATCCCCTGTTCCCCGAGGAGAAGCTCCCCACGAAGCCCCGCAAGCCTGAAGTGGCTCTTTCCATCAACGTGGGTGTTTTCAGAtag